The following coding sequences lie in one Lepidochelys kempii isolate rLepKem1 chromosome 18, rLepKem1.hap2, whole genome shotgun sequence genomic window:
- the LOC140899947 gene encoding tumor necrosis factor receptor superfamily member 14-like encodes MLWIFVIFLITQLPPSEALKCYPGEYEINGECCPMCSAGTRVVKHCRENSTTTCMPCVNDTYTEHPNGLTECMRCKPCDAGARLIIKEKCSYTKNTMCGCAPGDFCRHIAGLDCEMCRPSTICLPGSMVKEPGTEFRDNVCEVCPDGTFSATKMSRTCQPWTKCEEEGMTELKAGTVTSNAVCVQRGLSVKAIALIIVLPVLLVLPVAGAVHFLWPRKKRKSELTPAQETGDASKGQAERTLLQT; translated from the exons ATGCTCTGG ATTTTTGTCATTTTCTTGATAACACAACTGCCGCCTTCCGAAGCTCTAAAATGCTACCCAGGCGAATATGAAATAAATGGCGAATGCTGTCCCATGTGCAGTGCTG gGACTAGGGTGGTCAAACATTGTAGAGAAAATAGCACCACAACTTGCATGCCATGTGTGAACGACACGTATACAGAGCATCCCAATGGCCTAACGGAATGCATGAGATGTAAACCGTGTGATGCAG GAGCCAGACtgataataaaagaaaaatgctcATATACGAAGAACACCATGTGCGGCTGCGCCCCGGGGGATTTCTGCAGGCACATTGCAGGCCTGGACTGTGAAATGTGTCGTCCCTCCACCATCTGCCTGCCTGGCTCTATGGTGAAAGAACCTG GCACAGAATTCCGTGACAACGTATGTGAGGTTTGTCCTGATGGAACCTTCTCAGCAACCAAGATGTCACGCACCTGTCAGCCATGGACCAA GTGTGAAGAGGAAGGGATGACAGAACTAAAGGCCGGGACAGTCACTTCTAATGCAGTTTGTGTACAAAGAGGCCTTTCTGTCAAAGCGATAGCATTGATAATTGTCCTTCCAGTGTTACTTGTACTTCCAGTGGCTGGAGCAGTGCACTTTTTATGGCcgaggaagaagaggaaaagtGAGTTAACAC ctgcacaggagacAGGG GATGCATCTAAAGGACAGGCAGAGAGAACTTTGTTGCAGACTTGA
- the LOC140899945 gene encoding tumor necrosis factor receptor superfamily member 5-like isoform X1 produces MLWIFVIFLITQLPPSEAVKCYPGEYEINGECCPMCSAGTRVVKHCRESSSTTCMPCVDDTYTEHPNGLTECMRCKLCDAGARLIIKEKCSYTKNTMCGCDLGYFCRHIAGLDCEMCRPSTICLPGSMVKEPGTEFYDNVCEVCPDGTFSATNMSRTCQPWTKCEEEGMTELKAGTATSNAVCVQRSLSVTAIALIIVLAVLSVFAGTAFFLWRRKKRETAQAIGDELREEVVKNLIWTRKKGSDTNLPVQETTKNPSTSALPST; encoded by the exons ATGCTCTGG ATTTTTGTCATTTTCTTGATAACACAACTGCCGCCTTCCGAAGCTGTAAAATGCTACCCAGGCGAATATGAAATAAATGGCGAATGCTGTCCCATGTGCAGTGCTG gGACTAGGGTGGTCAAACATTGTAGAGAAAGTAGCAGCACAACTTGCATGCCTTGTGTGGACGACACATATACAGAGCATCCCAATGGCCTAACGGAATGCATGAGATGTAAACTGTGCGATGCAG GAGCCAGACtgataataaaagaaaaatgctcATATACGAAGAACACCATGTGCGGCTGCGACCTGGGGTATTTCTGCAGGCACATTGCAGGCCTGGACTGTGAAATGTGTCGTCCCTCCACCATCTGCCTGCCTGGCTCTATGGTGAAAGAACCTG GCACAGAATTCTATGACAACGTATGTGAGGTTTGCCCTGATGGAACCTTCTCAGCAACCAACATGTCACGCACCTGTCAGCCATGGACCAA GTGTGAAGAGGAAGGGATGACAGAACTAAAGGCCGGGACAGCCACTTCTAATGCAGTCTGTGTACAAAGAAGCCTTTCTGTCACAGCGATAGCATTGATAATTGTCCTGGCAGTTTTATCTGTATTTGCTGGAACAGCGTTCTTTTTATGGCggaggaagaagagggaaa ctGCACAGGCCATAGGG GATGAGCTAAGAGAAGAGGTTGTGAAAAATTTGATATGGACTAGAAAGAAAGGGAGTGATACAAACCTTCCTGTTCAGGAAACTACTAAAAACCCGAGCACATCCGCCCTTCCCAGCACCTGA
- the LOC140899945 gene encoding tumor necrosis factor receptor superfamily member 14-like isoform X2: MLWIFVIFLITQLPPSEAVKCYPGEYEINGECCPMCSAGTRVVKHCRESSSTTCMPCVDDTYTEHPNGLTECMRCKLCDAGARLIIKEKCSYTKNTMCGCDLGYFCRHIAGLDCEMCRPSTICLPGSMVKEPGTEFYDNVCEVCPDGTFSATNMSRTCQPWTKCEEEGMTELKAGTATSNAVCVQRSLSVTAIALIIVLAVLSVFAGTAFFLWRRKKRER, from the exons ATGCTCTGG ATTTTTGTCATTTTCTTGATAACACAACTGCCGCCTTCCGAAGCTGTAAAATGCTACCCAGGCGAATATGAAATAAATGGCGAATGCTGTCCCATGTGCAGTGCTG gGACTAGGGTGGTCAAACATTGTAGAGAAAGTAGCAGCACAACTTGCATGCCTTGTGTGGACGACACATATACAGAGCATCCCAATGGCCTAACGGAATGCATGAGATGTAAACTGTGCGATGCAG GAGCCAGACtgataataaaagaaaaatgctcATATACGAAGAACACCATGTGCGGCTGCGACCTGGGGTATTTCTGCAGGCACATTGCAGGCCTGGACTGTGAAATGTGTCGTCCCTCCACCATCTGCCTGCCTGGCTCTATGGTGAAAGAACCTG GCACAGAATTCTATGACAACGTATGTGAGGTTTGCCCTGATGGAACCTTCTCAGCAACCAACATGTCACGCACCTGTCAGCCATGGACCAA GTGTGAAGAGGAAGGGATGACAGAACTAAAGGCCGGGACAGCCACTTCTAATGCAGTCTGTGTACAAAGAAGCCTTTCTGTCACAGCGATAGCATTGATAATTGTCCTGGCAGTTTTATCTGTATTTGCTGGAACAGCGTTCTTTTTATGGCggaggaagaagagggaaa GATGA